The nucleotide window TACTATATTTTATGAGCCTCGGATACTGGCGTTTGGCCTGAACAGTGAGGTAAGAGAAACTAGTATAGCCTTCTAAGGCCCAGGCATACAAATGCAAAacccaaaatttgccactgaaatttgaacctatagtgcagggaatagacttgatttttatttgttagaaAGTATAACGatacaaaaaaaatgctactctgttccaagtaaaagtaaatctttatttcagtacATATATGAGATTGAGCATAAGTATTAGACATAAGGCGTAAGCAGGTACTCGAATAACATAAACCAAGAGTAAATTATACATGGTTCCTACACTAGGCAGTGCCTGTCCTGTAGGTAGCCGACACAGTTACGAGTATTCAAACGACAAGTAGCGCGATAGTTAACACAATCAGACATAGATTATTGTAGGTCATAATTACTATAAAACTAagcttatttaaataatttacacaTAAATCAATTTATCCTATCATGCTGCGaggttaaatattatatttacagtTTGAGCTTAGTAATTTGTAGCGAAATGCAGGTGTGTATGTATACGTGAGTGTGCAAGTGAAGGGGGagtttgtttgtatgtatgttatgtttgtgtataagtaaataaactAGTCCATGTGTTTATCCTCGGTATTTCTTCTATTTCCTCGTAAGATAGCGTATTGAGCCATGTTTTGAGTTTGAGTTTTAGTTCTGCGATTGAGCAATCTTTAAAACTAACTGTTGCACTAACTTTGTTGTAGATGTAAGGTTGGAGAAATACTATAAATCTCTTAGCGAATGCTGTTTTAACTGTTGGGATGGGAATTTTATACTTTCGTTTTTGCATTATAGCTGAGAGATCTGATGATCCAAGAACTCGAGCGTGTTCGTTCAGCACTACCCGCATAATAAACAAACTACGAACGTTTAGTACATCCATATCCCCATACACTTGCTTGGTTGGGTACAAGACTGACTTCTTAAGAATAACTTTTAGTACCGCACGTTGAGCTCTTTCTAACATAATCATAGCTGTTTTAGCAGCCCCACCCCAAGCAGTTATGCAATAAGACAAAATCGGTTGGCAGATACTAACATAAACAGTGCTAAGAAGCTTTTTATCAGCGGAATTGCGCAGGttcttaaatatatatattaatttacgTATACGATTGGCAGTGAGTAGTATGTGTTGTTGAAAGTCAAGCTTTTCGTCAAATGTAACGCCAAGATATTTTACCGTTTTGGCCCGACTGATATGCTCACAACTACAGTTTGGAATTTGCGACCCGAATGGGCTGCATCTATGTATCACGATATCCGGCAAGCTAGCAGGCGCGGAAGCTTTAGATTTATGAAAGCATACAAACTTAGACTTGtcaacatttaaagtaagtaggtTGTGTTGAAGCCTTTTGGCCACCACTGCCATTCCTTTCTCGGCGGATTTGACAACTTTACTCCACGTGTCTTCATGAAATAGAATGGCAGTGTCATCTGCGTAACATATGACGTCTGCCTGTTCAATGTTTGCATTAGCTATGTCATTCACGTATAAAATGAAGAGTGTGGGGCCCAAAATACTGCCTTGCGGGACACCAAAATCTAACTCTACCGCGCCGCTCACATCTTTGCCTATCTTTAGTCTCTGGGTCCGACAGGTCAAATAACTCTGAAACCAGCTTAGGGCGTTTCCCCTTACCCCACATAGCTCCAGCTTTTTTAAAAGTATAGGGACCGAAACCGTGTCAAACGCCTTCGCGAGGTCCAAGAATACTCCCAAGCAGGCCTTACCGTTATCTAAGTATCCTGAGATGAGCTTGGTCATGAGCTCTACAGCGTCAGCAGTCGACCTCTTTGCTCGGAATCCATATTGGTGTTCAGAAAGGATGTTATTTTTTTCTAAGTAACTTACTAAACGCCTGTTCACCACTTTCTCTAAGATTTTAGAAAAGGCTCCCAGCAAAGAGATCGGTCTGTAGTTGCTAGGATTAGATTTAGCACCTGATTTGTGGATAGGAACAACAGCAGATACCTTCCACTCTTCAGGAAAAACTCCTTCAGATAGGCTGAGATTAAAAATATGAGTGAGAGGTACCGCTATTATACTCTTGAGCGGTTTGTTACCCCATCAATGCCCGGTGCACTGTCTGTTTTTAAACCGTTGATGAGGGATTTTACTTCAGCTACGTCGGTAGGATACAGGAATATAGATTGAGCAGAAGATACCTGGaagttccaattgaatatggtttaaatttcatcgagcTGAAGTACTATAGATAGGACTTCGGGCCTTAGGCGGATAGGACATGAGAACACACTACACATATTTATTCctccaatagggaatattacgcaaaactctgcgtagagggcgtcactcgCATACTCACAGGCCCTACCGctaaaacacgaaaatcgaaaattcggtttctgcctctctatcactcttgcttattcgatcgatagagaggcagataacgaaatttcgattttcgggtttcgcggtaggccacctgtaaacaaaccgccttgatgcatcaaggtcatagtgaaaacttgtcaaaaaggcctagtatgtataagttactctatgcttTTACTCTATGTtgagtgctgcactctggcggcagaacattgcagtaatattccctattatgtCCTGCACAGTAATAGGGTGGTATtacacctgtccaatttctatgTCCAATGtaagtgcgtctcactctcacattaaagcaaaatgttagacgcaatacacattgaacaaagaaattggataggtggaataccacccttagcaaATTTCTGCGAAAATACGAcattcataataaataaaaaaatattataggacaattttacatagatcaatctagtcccacggtaagctcaataaggcttgtattgtgggtactagacgacgatatatatagtatatataaatacttatatacgtagaaaacatcCTTAACTCAGGAAcacatatttgtgataaacaaacaagtaaatgcccttaccaggattcgaacccgggacctcctgctaaTGACTGTcactttgttatatttattcaaaTCAGTGCAAAGTTatcttagacggactctatgtGCCGCCCACCATACAAATTTATAGCCAAGGAAGTTAGAATCTTGTTGTATTCTCAATAAGGTTGAATTTCATTTATTCGAAAAATTTACGAGACAAAAGAAATGCCTACctacttagtttttaattaaggttgacattccatcgaaactgagtgtacatcctaatgtacattgggcggcacgaggGTATACTGCTCTGATGTTCTCGAGGGTTCTTCATTCATCAGGGTTATTagtaattaagttaatttattgagcattagaaaaaaggtacaCAATCTTGActtgtctttttattgaaaaacacttttgaaaaataagtcgggcaaatatgtaacaattatgaatcatatacgattatttacattcttttgcctaatgctaaaaaaacgaactataaataaatataaatattatagggacattcttacacaaattgactaagtcccacggtaagctcaagaaagcttgtgttgtggtgtactcagacgacgatatatataatatacaaatacttaaatacgtagaaaacatccatgactcaggaacaaagaactgtgctcgtcacacaaataaatgctcttaccgggattcgacccaggaccatcggcttcataggcagggtcattaCCCACTAGGCGAGACCGGTCGTCGAAACTATTATATCATATAATGTCTCGACGGGGAAGCAAGAAACAAACAActagtttaataataaacaatCATGTTTATTCAAGCTGAACAAGCATAACAACCTCCACACAAATATTtccaaaaatacaaaaacaagttTAACATCTTAAGACTGCGACTGGACAGTGCCGCCCTCACtatagttgagtgtgctcagagcataaaaaggtcaaccacggcgttgcatgaacaagagatttcctttggcaggattggtccttaggacccaaggatggatttaagaagtggagccacccagatttttgatgcaggtggggggtgggggggtttttaagcgtctgcgacgtctgaggttaataattctttaagtttaggttctaagtcaagtttagtatcattttcaactaaatcaaatttcatcgaaatcggttcagcgtttattgatttcccatacaatcctacaccttacctttcatttttaaggtatttttttggaataaaaactatcctatgttcttccccggactcaaactatctctataccaaattttatctaaatcagttcagcggttattgaatccccatacaaatttcctcctcccttttcacacccttaagggatgatttttgagattaaaagtatgctatgttattccctgggactcaaactatctctgtaccaaattttatctaaattggttcagcagtttaagcgtgaagaggaattaaaaataaagtattttttgcatattttatgtatttttacttcggaatggtgtcattatgacatcagaaatgaattcggcagcctcaatttatacgaaaacgataccaaacttggcctaatAGCTGAAATGATAcagatatcaagatcaagttgagagcatcaaaaatctcggtggctccacttcttgaatccatccttgggtcctaaggaccaatcctgccaaaggaaatctcttgttcatgcaacgccgtatgttaggcccagcaccatccgctaggggaattgtgttttctaataaaatcATTGTATAAATCATTATACAGAAATTCAtatattggaatatttatactgtaaagcAAATAATTTATGAAATCACATATATTTCTTAATTCAATACTTCCAATGACAACTGACATCAATCCGAATTTGGCCCCGCTTCTGATATTTGACAGACAACATTGCACATTTGTTGTTCTTAGAGTGACAATAGTGCCCACTTGTGTCAGAATTTGATCTTTTTTCCTGCTTGTTTGTGTattgtttataataataatatttgtttataaaaaaattggtGTACATCATAGATGGTAGCAtcatatagaagtggtatacgcgtgcctccgtgagggacaaaacatacgcaatgcgacaatattaaaaacacgttttaacattcctgacaatatactaaaaacaatctacgtaattcggtcgggttatttgttgcccaccataaaccatactgaatttatggtggggaacaaaaaaaaatgagactgtgacaaggacaagcaataataccgctttctctgctactcctactgaaagttctataagtgtatctcgttcggtcatttggcccctcccGGCCCGTTTCCtctttatatttgatgaattgcggtaagttatttatttaatcgtatggcatcatattatatttacagATACAGAGAAATCATAAATCTAACTCCAGAGAATTAATCCACTTGATAGCTTCGTCGTTCAGTTTTATCAGGTCTTCCGGGGGGCCTCCAGTATACCGAGTAGATGGGCACTCTTGGAAAATATGTCGGATACTCTGTTCCTCGGCACCACAGTGACAGGCAGGAGACTCCACCCAGCCGCAACGGTACTTATATAGGGCACAGCGACCGTGGCCGGTGCGCAATCTATTGAGGTTACACCATGTCCGCCTCGGCAGATCAAACCCATCTATTTTCTTACCCGGGATAATCCCCGATCCAAACTTTCCAACCATTGTAGTAGTCCATAGTTGCGTCCACTCCCGGTTAGCGTTGTAGTCTCCTTGTGAAAGAGTTGACGCTATACTGTAGGGGGGGTTCCTGGACTTCAGGCGACTATTTACCGGGTGCGTGAATTCGCTGTGTATTGGTAAGTTTGGATTTTCCCTAATTTTGCGAGACTCTTTCATAAGCGCATCTTTCCTTCGCAGATCAGGTGGCAGGATCCCACAAAGAACTGGTAGCCAGTGGCATGGGGTAGATCGCAGTGTGCCGGATATGAGTCGCATAGTTTTATTTAGCTCCGTGTCGACTTTGTTGGTGTGAACACTGCCCATCCAGACCGGCGCGCAATACTCAGCCGAGGAATACACCAGCGATAAGGCAGATGTACGTAGAGTGTTGGCATTTGCACCCCAGGATGTTCCAGTTAATTTGTGAATTATATTGTTGCGCGTTTGCAGTTTGCGTCCAGTACACGTGAGATGTTCTTTGAAGGTTAGAGAGCGGTCAAGGATGACACCGAGATATTTTGGGGTAGAATTGTGTCTCAGGGTCGAACCGTTGAGGGAAACTTTGAGCTCGCGGTTTGCCAGTTGGTTGTGTAGGTGGAAACAGCATGTTTCGGTCTTATTTGTGCTAGGTGTGAGGCGCCATGCTTTGAAATACCTTGCTAGTGTAACCATGTCCTGCGTTAATGTCCGCTCCAGGTTATTAAAAGTCTTATTCTGCGTGACAAGGCAAATATCGTCGGCGTATATAAATTTGCGAGCCAGGGTGGGAGGCAGGTCGTGGATGTGGGTAAGTGTAATTCCTTCAGATCTTTAGGGATATAGGTAGTAACAATAGTTTCACTCACTTTGTTCATATTATTACGGTTTGTCACTAGTATGTCTAGTTACATGACGGGTCAAATTACTCTTTCTGCTACTAGCAAAACTACAGTGCTCACACTTGTAAGGTTTCTCACCAGAATGTACAACCAtatgtttatttaaattatttttcagtgcACAAGCGTAGCTACAGCGGTCACATTTGTATGGTTTGTCACCAGTATGTATCATTATATGATCGTCCAAACAACTCTTATCGGTACTAAGAAAACTACAGTGCTCACACTTGTAAGGTTTTTCGACATGTTTAATTATGTGTCGTTTTAAACAACGCTTACTTGCACAACCGTAACTACATAAGTGACATTTGTACGGTTTGTCACGAGAATGTATTAATAAATGACGTTTCAAAGCACTGTTATTGGTAGTAGCAAAACTACAGTGCTCACACTTGTAAGGTTTTTCAGCAGAATGTACAATCAAATGTCTTGTTAAATTACCTTTATGTGCACAAGTGTAACTACAGTAGTCACATTTATAAAGTACGTCACCAGTGTGTATCTTTTTATGGCGGTTCAAACTACTCCTACTGGTAGTAGTGAAACTACATTGCTCACATTTGTACGGTTTTTCACCAGTATGTATTATTCTATGACGGGTCAAATAACGCTGACTGGTAGCAGCGAAACTACACAGCTCACAGTTGTAAAGTTTGTCCCCATGTGTAATTATATGATCTTTTAAATAAATCTTATTTGCAAAAGCGTAACCACAGTAATCACATTTGTAAGGTTTTTCATCAGTATGTATCGCTATATTATGACGGTTCAAATTACTCTTACTGGTAGTAGCGAAACTACAGTGCTCACACTTGAAAGGTTTTTCACCAGTATGTATCGTAACATGACGTTGTACTTGAAATTTTTTGGCACTAGCGTAATCACAGTGTTCACATTTATATGGTTTTTCACCGGTATGTGTCATCATATGACATTTTAAACTAGCCTTTCGGGCACAAGTGTAACTACAGTGTTCACATTTAAACGGCTTCTCTCTAGTATGTACCACAATATGATGA belongs to Cydia splendana chromosome 26, ilCydSple1.2, whole genome shotgun sequence and includes:
- the LOC134803283 gene encoding zinc finger protein 729-like isoform X1, with the translated sequence MSLEGVECVRVKTEPAYEYTEPEAQALSPELPEVQPQTCTVKAEPQCPQSESEVACSVGDASLHLKHEVKEECEIEVGPEEFHQFKVCCLPPWESAGLYTEHEQTGTVKTEPEDDICESKETHASLYKVHESAQTGLVDYMVKVEDACGVSAAARVGEDELVCLEECQKPKELLVSPGRIQHEDRRTKPDSKSLKITKKRTNGKMCKEKKTYQCGQCSYATPNKNHMETHHIVVHTREKPFKCEHCSYTCARKASLKCHMMTHTGEKPYKCEHCDYASAKKFQVQRHVTIHTGEKPFKCEHCSFATTSKSNLNRHNIAIHTDEKPYKCDYCGYAFANKIYLKDHIITHGDKLYNCELCSFAATSQRYLTRHRIIHTGEKPYKCEQCSFTTTSRSSLNRHKKIHTGDVLYKCDYCSYTCAHKGNLTRHLIVHSAEKPYKCEHCSFATTNNSALKRHLLIHSRDKPYKCHLCSYGCASKRCLKRHIIKHVEKPYKCEHCSFLSTDKSCLDDHIMIHTGDKPYKCDRCSYACALKNNLNKHMVVHSGEKPYKCEHCSFASSRKSNLTRHVTRHTSDKP